In Aspergillus luchuensis IFO 4308 DNA, chromosome 1, nearly complete sequence, the following are encoded in one genomic region:
- a CDS encoding uncharacterized protein (COG:S;~EggNog:ENOG410Q1CM) has protein sequence MIQMYQPTSCLMLHIILPMMERIWQWYVSLTLIPDPHPLAPTHTTKPIPFKPSHTERVEEKTIHKKEQPKPNPQKTLNLSLREQKQNASLQEALSCTSCTITRIPKDIYYDDRIKGIYDASRDPPFLTPGLTTTEEDKEIPPDEIPPAPQEGKGNNKQEPSPTYTHLLTPTQEQSYNTQLQIYLSHDPTNDHKFAKYLVDYHIHIHYLLRRSMLGLCRDVTDLYEMKDWMKRMMHPANHEDDVRVSVSPTGIYTPQPQLGPSQNLYSLRSQNYRKRHNRHHQSYQSPFYQPPQRQQHLPRSSLSSSVSSSTEDDRPSDWPGDSNRQMKYQVKLWDKGARMRRKRYKESQARWAVIQEERARQREMMMMMMRSRRNLPRNTNARMKGGSAGGGGGGVKVRLYCSTQVAGVGGDGLYYDGKRRFLREVEVEEMAFGEVIR, from the coding sequence tccccatgatggagaggatatGGCAATGGTACGTTTCTCTGACTCTCATCCccgatcctcatcctctcgcacccacacacacaaccaAACCAATCCCTTTCAAACCATCCCACACAGAAAGAGTTGAAGAGAAAACCATCCACAAAAAAGAACAACCAAAACCAAACCCCCAAAAGACTCTGAATTTGTCCCTGAGAGAACAAAAACAGAATGCCTCCCTCCAAGAAGCCCTCTCCTGTACCAGCTGCACAATCACCCGCATCCCCAAGGACATCTACTACGATGATCGCATAAAAGGCATCTACGATGCCTCCCGCGATCCACCGTTCCTGACCCCAGgcctcaccaccacagaagaagacaaggaaaTCCCACCCGACGAAATACCCCCAGCCCCCCAAGAAGGCAAAGGTAATAATAAACAAGAGCCATCACCCACATACACCCACCTCCTCACACCCACCCAAGAACAATCCTACAACACCCAACTCCAAATCTACCTCAGCCACGACCCGACAAACGACCACAAGTTCGCCAAATACCTCGTGGactaccacatccacatacATTACCTTTTGCGTCGCAGCATGCTAGGTCTCTGTCGGGACGTGACCGATCTATACGAAATGAAAgattggatgaagaggatgatgcatCCTGCCAATCATGAGGATGATGTGAGAGTATCTGTCAGTCCTACTGGCATTTACACCCCCCAGCCACAACTCGGACCGTCTCAAAATCTCTACTCCCTGAGAAGTCAGAATTACCGCAAGCGTCACAACCGACACCATCAATCCTACCAATCTCCCTTCTACCAACCACCCCAgagacaacaacacctccctcgctcatcactctcatcctccgtctcatcatcaacagaggATGACCGCCCAAGCGACTGGCCAGGCGACTCGAACAGACAAATGAAATATCAAGTGAAACTATGGGATAAAGGCGcaagaatgaggaggaagcgCTATAAGGAGAGCCAAGCCCGGTGGGCGGTTATACAAGAGGAGAGGGCCCGACAacgggagatgatgatgatgatgatgcggagTAGGAGGAATTTGCCTAGAAATACTAATGCGCGTATGAAAGGGGGTagcgctggtggtgggggtggtggtgtcaaaGTGAGGCTGTATTGCTCGACGCAGGTAGCAGGTGTTGGAGGTGATGGGTTATACTAtgatgggaagaggaggtttctgagggaggtggaggtcgaggagATGGCATTTGGGGAGGTTATTAGATGA
- a CDS encoding RNA dependent RNA polymerase (COG:A;~EggNog:ENOG410PIGH;~InterPro:IPR007855;~PFAM:PF05183;~go_function: GO:0003968 - RNA-directed 5'-3' RNA polymerase activity [Evidence IEA]) gives MTFPRTPVRTGQELNKLIDSINEQFDLDIPNPLLFSPSIGKDDKSLGWSLYGRIRVLYFNRKVDLNRIFNDFEEWIVSQSTVLSAGDGQWGHIPGSFANTSRDIFISNGSSTIAKEERQRYLERLINDELYLLNGSFPAPRKVDELVEEPPAPPENSLKRRLSVEEEFHTAPNSPVKDPDRPQSPISKEDACDLPIGNVTRAGFPAFQPSNVTVPINIFKSPKKTDNDKPSKFVERLRGSDSFQRYDATPTSNDRANFSFSTVADTSSSFLYSTTAPYETSFTSSTTEVDESMLETEPMYEDSVVGHHLSEQTTATNLAEIQSLEQLACQEPRESIEGRIMTGLLQFGPFSHDHQYPSSVTLRYRYELERVAREWGVSLDRMLVGPNISFKTLDDFWRWIEGHSQREGKRLPEKSSRKAWDAATGKFKTDKHSEVVVLTGDLEWSEEGVLKLRLNPLKTERTCRFHRRFGSDRFLSLTVPAPARPPSHLRFPLQPTLLRETLGLWLTQNAHQCLGRTWRPFFVDEVKSKRKADDPKFRIDFFAIDGIDFDHSSPVPLVAPPHQDSSNRTPMSLDALIDWHMPREENLMQTNCKLFQRFSLALSKTYATVVLHPRQVLPLPDVSKPVMNDGCALMSRSLANQICDSLGLTGYTPSAFQGRIAGAKGLWMVDKHRSHVTADDDVWIQISDSQLKIRPHPHEWDGSVDDEKLTFEVVKWSKPLHPVNQTIQLLNILDHGGHIRGHLADLTRLGIQSLYQEFADVLESDSAVLCRSLVQKIRPSGDDGFGRVSQRTWRFENWMSNDAEFIIRLTEAGFCPRSFHFLRKRLGKCLRELLKRHVDELRIEVPLSTYAFCIADPYGVLKEDEVHFGFSNVWRDGKGQFEDILLDGIDVLVGRLPAHLPSDIQRRTAVWKQELRHFKDVIVFPSVGNIPLAHMLSGGDYDGDTPWICWDQNIVRNFYNSGLPDTEFPPEHYGLTKYAVDMKDIQSMDEFLQSSFTFNLTLSNLGRCTVEHEMIAYDEESIDSDKAKELACLLSHLVDGRKAGVHLSEQAWRQYRKKISPRARELPAYKNPRRRPKKSNIIDYLRFEVATQERDKMLTKLEAEFPEEEASFSKDEDLTRPWRTIREKIKNEGQRGQLFAAAKGMRDKIRKLYIQWNTAISRSQDSFSPHALDAAGEARSIPPPEGDHPLILVWQHCRDEWLRVLASYTYNEYPRASFVMHAFGEVLCQIKSSTLPARSVTSEILSCYRVNQKVVAQLTAQDVVEEGEERLDGEDEYEGHEAIEAMHFGMRSSGGYFDPDDCLSVE, from the coding sequence ATGACTTTCCCCCGTACCCCAGTCAGAACTGGTCAGGAATTGAACAAGTTGATCGATTCGATAAACGAGCAATTCGATCTGGACATCCCAAATCCCCTCTTATTCTCTCCATCTATTGGCAAGGATGATAAGTCACTTGGCTGGAGCCTTTATGGCCGGATCAGAGTGCTATACTTCAACCGCAAGGTGGACTTGAACCGGATCTTCAATGACTTCGAGGAGTGGATTGTCTCCCAATCAACGGTGCTATCTGCTGGGGATGGTCAATGGGGACATATACCAGGCTCATTCGCGAACACCTCGAGAGATATCTTTATCAGCAATGGGAGCAGTACTATTGCAAAGGAGGAGCGCCAACGATATCTCGAAAGATTGATCAATGACGAACTCTACCTGCTTAATGGCTCCTTTCCAGCTCCCAGGAAGGTCGACGAACTGGTAGAAGAGCCTCCTGCGCCACCAGAAAACTCGCTCAAGAGAAGGCTTTCtgtggaagaggaattcCACACGGCTCCCAACTCTCCGGTCAAGGATCCAGACAGGCCGCAATCGCCTATATCCAAGGAAGACGCTTGTGATCTTCCCATTGGAAACGTCACCAGAGCCGGATTTCCGGCCTTCCAGCCATCAAATGTCACAGTTccaattaatatattcaaaaGCCCCAAGAAAACCGACAACGATAAACCCTCCAAATTCGTGGAACGCCTGAGGGGTTCCGACAGTTTCCAGCGTTATGATGCAACACCAACCTCCAACGATCGGGCGAATTTTAGCTTCAGCACTGTAGCTGATACTTCTTCCAGCTTTCTTTATTCGACTACTGCTCCCTACGAGACCTCGTTCACGTCGAGCACCACTGAAGTCGATGAGTCAATGTTGGAAACTGAACCCATGTACGAGGACTCTGTAGTGGGGCATCATCTGAGTGAGcaaacaacagcaacaaaccTTGCTGAAATACAGAGTTTAGAGCAACTCGCTTGCCAGGAGCCTCGCGAATCAATTGAAGGGCGCATTATGACAGGCCTTCTCCAATTCGGACCATTCTCGCACGATCATCAATACCCAAGTTCCGTCACGCTTCGATATAGATATGAACTCGAGAGAGTGGCTAGAGAGTGGGGTGTATCCTTGGACCGCATGTTGGTTGGTCCCAACATCTCTTTCAAGACGCTTGATGATTTCTGGCGCTGGATAGAGGGGCATAGTCAGCGGGAAGGGAAACGGCTCCCCGAAAAGTCCTCTCGCAAGGCTTGGGATGCAGCTACTGGGAAGTTCAAGACTGACAAACATTCAGAAGTTGTCGTACTAACTGGGGATTTGGAGTGGTCCGAAGAAGGGGTCTTGAAGTTAAGATTGAATCCATTGAAGACTGAACGGACCTGTCGCTTTCACCGGCGATTTGGATCTGATAGATTTCTCAGTCTGACAGTGCCAGCTCCGGCGCGGCCTCCATCGCATCTCCGGTTCCCCTTACAGCCTACACTCCTGCGAGAAACCCTGGGTTTATGGCTAACGCAGAATGCTCATCAATGCTTAGGGAGGACGTGGAGGCCTTTTTTTGTGGATGAGGTCAAGTCGAAACGCAAAGCAGATGATCCCAAATTTCGAATCGACTTCTTTGCAATCGATGGGATTGATTTTGACCATAGTTCCCCTGTCCCTCTTGTTGCACCTCCCCATCAAGACAGTAGCAACCGCACTCCAATGAGTCTAGATGCgttgattgattggcacATGCCTCGAGAAGAAAACCTCATGCAAACCAACTGCAAATTGTTTCAACGCTTCTCATTGGCTCTCTCGAAAACATACGCTACAGTGGTCCTACATCCACGGCAAGTTCTACCATTACCAGATGTATCCAAACCTGTCATGAACGATGGTTGCGCTCTGATGTCTAGAAGCTTGGCCAATCAGATTTGTGATTCATTGGGACTGACGGGATACACCCCAAGCGCCTTCCAGGGTAGAATAGCAGGTGCGAAAGGGTTATGGATGGTCGACAAACATCGATCTCACGTCACAGCTGACGATGACGTATGGATCCAAATATCCGACTCGCAGTTGAAGATAAGGCCGCATCCTCACGAGTGGGATGGGTCGGTAGACGATGAGAAACTTACCTTTGAGGTTGTTAAATGGTCTAAACCTTTGCATCCCGTAAATCAGACTATACAGCTTTTGAACATATTGGATCACGGTGGGCACATTAGGGGGCATCTCGCAGATCTCACTCGATTAGGGATTCAATCGTTATATCAGGAATTTGCGGACGTTCTCGAATCCGACAGCGCAGTGCTCTGCCGGAGCCTAGTGCAGAAAATCCGCCCGTCGGGGGATGATGGCTTTGGACGGGTGTCTCAGAGGACCTGGCGTTTCGAAAATTGGATGAGCAATGATGCCGAGTTCATAATCCGCCTTACTGAAGCTGGCTTCTGCCCTCGGAGCTTCCATTTCCTCCGTAAGCGATTAGGGAAGTGCCTGCGAGAACTTCTGAAGCGGCATGTGGACGAACTTCGCATTGAAGTTCCCCTCTCAACATACGCTTTCTGCATTGCTGACCCATACGGAGTcttgaaggaggatgaggttcaTTTCGGCTTTTCGAACGTCTGGCGCGATGGAAAGGGGCAATTTGAAGATATCCTACTAGATGGCATTGACGTCCTCGTCGGCCGTCTGCCCGCCCATCTGCCCTCTGATATCCAACGCCGGACGGCCGTGTGGAAGCAAGAGCTACGACATTTCAAAGACGTAATTGTCTTTCCCAGTGTTGGCAACATACCGTTGGCACATATGCTCTCTGGTGGTGACTACGATGGCGATACTCCTTGGATCTGCTGGGATCAGAACATCGTTCGAAACTTTTACAATTCCGGCTTGCCAGATACAGAGTTTCCGCCAGAGCATTACGGACTTACCAAGTACGCTGTAGACATGAAAGACATCCAATCCATGGATGAGTTCCTCCAGAGCTCATTCACCTTCAATTTGACCCTGTCAAACCTAGGTCGCTGTACCGTGGAGCATGAGATGATCGCCTACGATGAGGAGTCAATCGACTCAGACAAAGCGAAGGAACTCGCCTGTCTCCTCAGTCACCTAGTCGACGGCCGCAAAGCAGGAGTCCACCTATCCGAACAAGCATGGCGGCAATACCGCAAGAAGATCAGCCCCCGGGCACGCGAACTCCCCGCATACAAGAACCCCCGCCGGAGACCCAAGAAATCCAACATCATCGATTATCTCCGGTTCGAAGTCGCCACGCAGGAGCGAGACAAGATGCTTACCAAGCTCGAGGCAGAATTcccagaagaggaggcaTCCTTCAGCAAAGACGAAGACCTGACACGGCCCTGGCGTACGATCCGCGAAAAGATCAAGAACGAAGGCCAACGCGGACAATTATTCGCAGCCGCCAAGGGCATGAGAGATAAGATCAGAAAACTCTACATCCAATGGAACACGGCTATTTCCCGAAGTCAGGACTCGTTCTCCCCTCACGCGCTGGACGCTGCAGGAGAGGCCAgatccattcctcccccGGAAGGCGATCACCCTTTGATACTGGTGTGGCAGCACTGCCGTGACGAATGGCTTCGGGTCCTTGCGTCTTACACATATAACGAATATCCGCGCGCCAGCTTCGTCATGCATGCCTTTGGCGAGGTCCTCTGCCAGATCAAATCGAGCACCCTACCGGCACGATCCGTGACATCGGAGATTCTTTCTTGCTACCGCGTCAATCAGAAGGTGGTCGCTCAGCTTACCGCACAGGATGTGgtcgaggaaggtgaagagaggctagatggggaagatgaaTATGAGGGGCACGAGGCGATTGAAGCGATGCATTTTGGGATGCGGTCGTCAGGCGGGTACTTTGACCCGGATGATTGCTTGTCTGTGGAGTGA
- a CDS encoding putative amino acid permease (COG:E;~EggNog:ENOG410Q2BV;~InterPro:IPR004840,IPR004841;~PFAM:PF13520,PF00324;~TransMembrane:11 (o46-64i76-97o123-144i156-177o183-206i277-296o333-357i378-397o409-430i450-468o488-506i);~go_component: GO:0016020 - membrane [Evidence IEA];~go_component: GO:0016021 - integral component of membrane [Evidence IEA];~go_process: GO:0006865 - amino acid transport [Evidence IEA];~go_process: GO:0055085 - transmembrane transport [Evidence IEA]) produces the protein MPQPSQGVQGSERIIPTNEHYAFSTHPPSQDGLSAASYGVLKPQQITMVAIGGAINTGLTICAGNALSKAGPASILISYTGVGIVVYLVLCALGEVASWSPEPSMTDHATRLCDPALGFTLGWIYWFKFMVVIPNQLAAGELLIAYWQDNEAKYSAFWTTAFLGVIIAANSMCGRYLGKYEVILSFFKVLVMSGLMALSIVLALGGGPDRDMKGFRYWRDPGAFASGAGGAVAGTVRAICRTVPSATLAYLGSELMGMTILRTPNPRKAAGRAIKVTFYRILVFNIVNITLLGILVPHDTHMLAFSHNTPQHRTASAFVAVAQSAGPSVIPHILNACLLLFVLSAANQALQMASVTLQGLSLDKNAPFFLCRTNRRGTPIYSLGTCSALACLAYLNISSGSKRLFEYSVNLVSMFSILTWASILVIHFSFIRARKAQKITDEVLSFRAPLGLFGSWVALVVCVFVTVIRGLDFVDPEYYPKGIDRSMAFVTSYIGIPLYITLVIGYKIGTKSKHVQPQDVDMGSLTPIPEPHSADGNTVGQEGPDSVPSLRT, from the exons ATGCCTCAACCAAGCCAGGGAGTACAGGGATCTGAAAGAATTATCCCCACGAATGAACACTACGCTTTTTCAACACACCCTCCTAGCCAGGATGGGCTTTCAGCGGCTTCCTACGGTGTCTTGAAGCCCCAACAGATAACCATGGTTG CTATTGGCGGTGCTATCAATACAGGGTTGACGATCTGCGCGGGGAATGCACTGTCCAA AGCAGGT CCTGCATCGATTTTGATCTCCTATACAGGTGTTGGGATAGTTGTCTACTTGGTTCTCTGCGCTCTAGGTGAGGTGGCCTCGTGGTCTCCTGAGCCATCCATGACGGACCATGCAACTAGGCTCTGTGATCCTGCGCTTGGGTTCACTCTGGGATGGAT ATACTGGTTCAAGTTCATGGTCGTCATCCCCAACCAGCTGGCAGCAGGAGAGTTGCTGATAGCGTACTGGCAAGATAACGAAGCGAAATACTCAGCTTTTTGGACTACAGCCTTTTTAGGGGTCATCATAGCCGCCAATTCCATGTGCGGTCGATATCTGGGAAAGTACGAAGTCATTTTGTCATTCTTCAAGGTACTGGTGATGTCAGGGCTTATGGCTCTATCCATTGTCCTTGCACTTGGAGGGGGACCAGATCGCGATATGAAAGGCTTTCGCTACTGGAGAGACCCTGGGGCATTTGCTAGTGGAGCAGGAGGCGCCGTGGCAGGTACCGTCCGTGCTATTTGCAGAACAGTCCCATCCGCTACGCTCGCCTATCTTGGAAGTGAGTTGATGGGAATGACAATCCTGCGCACACCAAACCCCCGAAAAGCGGCAGGTCGGGCGATCAAGGTGACCTTTTATCGCATCTTGGTGTTCAACATTGTCAACATAACGCTCTTGGGAATACTTGTTCCCCATGACACCCACATGCTAGCATTTTCCCACAATACGCCCCAGCATCGGACAGCCTCGGCCTTCGTAGCTGTTGCTCAATCAGCCGGCCCTTCGGTAATTCCTCACATCCTGAACGCCTGTCTTTTGCTATTCGTGCTATCGGCTGCAAACCAGGCTCTACAAATGGCAAGCGTAACACTACAGGGTCTTTCATTGGACAAGAATGCCCCTTTCTTCCTGTGCCGTACTAATAGGCGAGGAACCCCCATCTATTCGTTGGGTACATGCTCTGCTTTGGCGTGTTTGGCGTACCTGAATATCTCCAGTGGCTCTAAGAGACTGTTTGAATACTCGGTCAACCTGGTTTCCATGTTCAGTATCCTGACGTGGGCTTCAATTCTCGTGATCCATTTCTCTTTCATTCGAGCAAGAAAGGCTCAAAAGATCACTGATGAGGTCTTGTCCTTCAGAGCGCCCCTTGGGCTGTTCGGATCGTGGGTTGCACTGGTAGTATGCGTCTTTGTTACGGTCATACGTGGGCTCGACTTTGTCGACCCAGAATATTACCCCAAAGGGATCGATCGCAGCATGGCATTTGTGACCTCCTACATAGGCATTCCACTCTATATCACGCTCGTGATTGGATATAAGATCGGCACCAAAAGCAAGCATGTACAACCACAGGATGTTGATATGGGATCCTTGACACCCATACCAGAGCCGCACTCCGCAGATGGGAATACCGTGGGACAAGAAGGGCCCGATTCAGTCCCATCGCTCCGGACGTAG